ATTATCCAAAGTGGCAGAGAGGACTTCGACCGCCTGATCGCTGGTCCAGTCCTCGAACAGAAGGCCCGCCGCCCGCGCTCCCGTTACGGAATAGGACACGTCGACAGCCAGAATCACGCTTCACGCCTCCCGCGTCGCCAGCTCCCGCACCCCGTCCAGCAGCTCCCGCGCGGCCTGCGGATTCGGGGCGTTCGTCAATGCCTCCTCCAGCAGCCCCAGCCCCTCGCGCGCCTGAGCGTCGGCGTAGTGCTGGGCGTACTCCACGCTCCCGCTCTCCAGTAGCCAGCGGTGAATGTCGGCGATGGCGGCGGGGGCCTTGTCTGGGCGGGCGCGGCGCATCTGCCCCAGGAAGGCGGCCCGCTGCTCCTCCGGTGCCCCGGCGAGCCAGTGGAGCACGATCAGCGTCCGCTTGCCCTCCAGCAGGTCGCCGCCGATCTCCTTGCCGTACTTGAGGGGGTCGCCCGCGAGGTTGAGCACGTCGTCCCGAATCTGGAAGGCGGCCCCCAGCGCGAGGCCAGCCGGGGTGAACGCGGCCTGCGGGGGAACGCCCGCCGCAAGCGCCCCCAGCCGCAGCGGCGCGACGACCGTATAGTGGGCGGTCTTGAGGCGCACCATCTCCAGGTAGTCGGCCTCACCCAGGTTCCACTCGCGGTGTTCCACCCAGGAGAGGTCGAGGTGCTGCCCCTCGGCGGTGCGGTGGATGGTCGCCAGGAACTCCTCCAGCGCACCCGGCACGCCCGAGCGCCACACGGCCTCCCACATGTAGACGTGGAGCGCGTCGCCCGCGTTGATCGCCAGCGGGACGCCGTGCAGGCGGTGGAGCGCGGGCCGCCCCCGCCGTTCCTCCGAGTCGTCCTCGATGTCGTCGTGGATCAGGACCCAGTTCTGGAACAGTTCGAGGGCCGCCGCGAGCCACAGCGCCCCCTCCCAGCCCTCCCCGTCCGGCGTGAGGCCGTGCGCTCGCGCGGAGGCGAGGAGCAGTTCGGAGCGGATGCCCTTGCCGCCGCGCGCCGGGTAGTCGCGCAGCATGTCGTCCAACTGCCGCAGTTCGGGGCGCTCACGCCGGGCGGGAAGCAGCGACAGCACGCGGGCGAGCAGGTCGGGACGCATCGGGGGCAGTGTAGCGGGGCGGGGGGCAGGAAGCAGGGGGCGGGACGCTTGACCGGGGAGGACGGGGGGAGGTTCGGGCGGCCCGTCCGCGCGAGGGGGCGACATGACGACTTTGCCGCCGACCTCCCCCGGCAGGCTTTGTCAGAAGCCCGTTTGAATGGCTTTCCTAGACTTTCCCCGACATGATTGAACCTACCCTTGCTCTCTACGGCGACGCGTTCGAGCGCGTGGATCAGCACCTGGAGGAGCTGCTCACTGCAACGGGCGTGCGTTACTGCCTGCTGGTGGACCGCAAGGGCTTCGTGCTCTCGCACAAGGAAGCCCTCTGGGCACCCCGGCCCCCGGCGCTCGACAGCGTGGCGACCCTGGTGGCCTCCAACGCCGCCGCCACCGCCGCGCTGGCGAACATGCTCGGCGAGCGCACCTTCAGCGAGCAGACCCACCAGGGCGAGAACGGCACCCTCTACGTCGAGTCGGTCGGCACCGAGGCCCTGCTCACCCTGATCTTCGACGGCAGCGTGCCGCTCGGGCGCGTGAAGGTCCACACCAAAAAGGTCATCGCGCGGCTCGCCGACATCCTTCAGGAGTTGCAGGACGCCCCGCCCGTCCAGCTCGGCGACGACTTTTCCACCGGGGCCACGGCCCTGCTCGACGACCTGTTCGGCTGAAGGGCCGAGCCTACCCCAGGGGGAATCACACATGAGCACCATCAACTTTGCGGCGCGTGAGATCAACTGCAAGATCGTCTACTACGGCCCCGGCATGTCCGGCAAGACCACCAATCTCAAGCACGTCTTCTCGAAGGTGCCTGCCGGGTTGCGCGGCGAGATGGTCTCCCTCGCCACCGAGGACGAGCGCACCCTCTTCTTCGACTTCCTGCCGCTCGACCTCGGCTCCGTGCAGGGCTTCAAGACCCGCTTCCACCTGTACACGGTGCCCGGTCAGGTCTTCTACAACGCCAGCCGCAAGCTGATCCTGCGCGGCGTGGACGGCATCGTTTTCGTCGCCGACTCTGCGCCCAACCGCCTGCGCGCCAACGCCGAGAGCATGCGGAACCTGCGCGAGAACCTCGCCGAATACGGCATCGACGTGCGCGACGTGCCCATCGTCTTGCAGGTCAACAAGCGCGACATCGAGGGCGCACTCCCCACCGAGATGATTCGCGCCGTCATCGACCCCAAGAAAGAACTGACCTTCTTCGAGGCGACCGCCCACAACGGCGGCGGCGTGTTCGAGACGCTGAAGACGGTGAGCCGTCTGGTGCTGGACCGGCTGTCGAAGAACAAGTAGGGGTCAGTGGGAAGTGGGGTCGCTCAGCTCGTCTCCACCGCCGCGTAGGTCTCCGTGAGGTTCAACGCCTCCAGGTCGGCCTCACGGATCAGGACGTTGAGGTAGCCCGCGTCCCAGAACAGCAGGTCGAGTTCGTCCACGGAGTTGACCCGGAGCAGATTGCGCCACGTCTTCGCCCGCGTCATGTCTACTGTGGCCCGTTTGGTGGAGTCGTACAGCCACGCCGGGTTCACGTCCCGGACGATGTGGGCGTCCTCCGCCGCGTCGTGCCCGATGCCCGTGACGTGGCCGAACAGTTGGCCGACGACCGTGCGCCCCTGCCCGTGCCCCGCGTGGAGCGCCCGCGTCAGGTCCTCGTAGCGGTCCTGCCCCTCCTGCGACAGCTCCCCGGTCAACGCCTCGTACGTGGTCGAGTACCAGCGCGGGAGGTCGGGCACGAGGAGCATTTCGATGCGGTGTGACGGCAACCCGTCGTAGTTCTCGTTGATGGTGAGGGCGTCGGGCCTGGGGCGCGGGGCCACCGTCTCCGCGCCCGTATAGAGCAGGAGGCGGTGTTCCACGTCCGAGGCGGGTTCGTCCAGGCCCAGGAAGAGGAAGAGCATTCCTCGCTGCGGCAGCGGATTCCCCGCAAAGTGCGGCACGTCCCGCAGGTCGAGTTGCAGCAGGAAGACCAGCGCCTCGCCCCCTGCGCTCAGCGGCCACTCCAGCGACGGCGGCAGGTCGGGCAGGCCACCGATGCGGCTCGTGCCCGGCGTGGGCGTGGGGTCCGGCTCGCCGAGGCACAGCAGCACCGCCGAGCGCACGGCCCCCAGGATGGCGTCCTCCTGCTCGGTGAGGCCGTGATGCCGAATCAGGGTTTGCAGCGAGGTCATGTGCATTCAGCATGACATGGCCCCCCGTCCAGCCGACCAAAAGGAAGAGGAGGAAAGCCCACCGGCCCTCCTCCCCCTTTCTCTTGCTGACGGCTGGAAGCTGGCGGCTGGCCGCTCCCCTAGAACTTCCTGAACCGCGTCAGCCGGAAGGGTGTCTCCGGCGTGCCGCCCTGCAACTTGTCGAGCTGGCTCTGCGTCACCACGAGATCGCCGCCGACGGCCACGAGGGTGGCGGGGAAGCGCAGGCCGCGCAGGGGTTCCTCCGCGACGAGCTGGCCGCTGCCGTAGTCGGCGCTCAGCGTCACCTTGCTCACCGCCTGCATGGCGTTGCGCGCCACGTACAGGGTGCGCCCGTCGAGAACGAGGCCGTCCCCGTCCATCAGGCCGCCCATGACCTTCCTGACAGCCTTCGTCCGCAGGTCGATGCGCCACAGGTCGCCCGTGTTGAGCTGGACGGTGAGCAGATAGCGCCCGTCCGGCGTGGCGACGATGCCGTTGAGGTTGATGCCGGGGCCGTACTTGATGGGCGTGTCGTTCAGGTCCAGCCAGCGGGTGAGGTTCAGGTTGCGGTCCACCCGGAAGATCACGGGCCGCGTGGAGTCGGTGACGTACACGTTGCCGTCGGGGGCGGGCGCGAGGTCGTTGATGTAGGGGTTGGGACTCTCGGGCGTCTCCAGCACCTCCAGGGTCACGCCGTCGGGCGTGAGGATGCTGACGGTGCCCTGCGCGCCGCCCGCGATCCACACCCGGCCCTGGGGGTCCACCTTCAGCCCCAGCGCGGACTGACGACCCAGCGCCCCACCCTCGCTGAACTTGCTCACGGCTCCGCTCGCCGCGTTGATGGCGTAGATCGTGCCGTTCACGGCGCTGCCGGTGTAGAGCACGCCCTTGTTCGCGTCATAGGCGACGCCCTCGGGGAAGTCCTGCGCGCCGGGCATCGTGTAGTCGCGGGTGGTCACGTTGCCGCGCGTGATGGGGCCGCACCGCTGGCGTCCGCCCGTCAGGCCCGCCGGGTCGGTCTTGTAGTCGTCGGGCTGGGCGTGGATGATCAGCGTGCGGTTCAGGATGCCCTCCATCCCCGTCAGGCTGATCTTGTCGGAGGTGAAGCTCGCGCGGCCCGTGCCGTCGGCCCCCACGTCCAGCATGGGCAGGTCGCCGCCGTGGCCGTACTTGTTGGCGGCCTGCGGATCGTCGTGGTTGCGGCTCATGCCGGGGTCGAAGTGCCCGCCCGCCCCGCCGAAGGGCACGACCGTGTTCGTCGCGGGGTCCACACCGGGGGTGCAGCGCCCGTACTCGTGGACGTGCATCCCGTGTCTGCCGGGCGTCAGTCCGCGCGCCTCCACGCTGACCTGCACGTTCATCCCGCTCTGCCGGAAGGTCGCCGTGCCGAGCGCCTGCCCCGCCGGGTCACGCAGGGTCGCCGTGGCGGTCAGGGGGGCGCTCGCCGGGGCCATGCTCATCATCTGCGCGCCGCCCGCCGCCACGAGGCCGAGGGTCAGCACGCTCAGGATCGTGACATGCTTCACTGGTTGCCTCCCACGTAGCGCACGCGGTAGATCACACCGCTCTGGTCGTCGGTGAACAGCAGAGAGCCGTCGGTGTAGGTGGCGACGCCCGCCACGCGCCCGAACTGCTTCCACTGCCCGTTCTCCTGGAACACGAAGCCCGTCACGAAGGGGGTGATGGCGGTGGGGCGGTTGTTCGCGTCGAAGTTTACGCGGGCGATCTCGTAGCCGCTCGGGACCGAGCGGTTCCACGACCCCCGGTACGCGACGAAGGCGTCATTGCGGTACTCGGCGGGAAATTGCCCGGCGGTGTAGTAGTTCAGGGCGATGGGCGAGGCGTGCGCCGTGTAGGTGAGCAGGCTGCCCTGGGTCAGGTTGCAGTAGTCGGTCTTGGTAATGCGGCCCGGAATCTGCGAGGAGTTGGTATAGGGGTCGGGCCGACGGTCCGCGTAGCAGAAGGGCCAGCCGTAGTTCTGGCCGCGCTCGATGACGTTCATCTCCTCGGGCGGTTGGTCGTCGCCGTGCCAGTCCATACTCATGTCCATGCCGTACAGCACCCCCGTAACGGGATGCCACCCGAAGCCGATGGTATGGCGCAGGCCACGGGCGTAGACCTCGCGCCACTGCCCGTCGGGGCGGATGCGGAGCATGGTCGCCTCCTCGGGGTTCTGGGTGGGGGAGTCGTTGTTGGTGGAGCCGAAAGTGGCGTAGAGGTAGCCGTCGGGTCCCCACTTCAGGGAGCGCGCGGGGTGCTGCCCGGCGTCGGGGAAGCCGTCCGCGAAGACGCGGGGCACGCTCAGAGTGCCATCGCGCGCCATGTCCATCACCCAGATCGTCTTCTCGCCGACGGCATACAGCTTGCCGTCCTTCACGTCCATGCCGTGAACGAGCTTGAGGTTCTGCGCGACTTGACGGCGCTCGCCCGCGTCGAAGAAGCCGTCGCGGTTGACATCCTTCATGTAGTAGATGTCGTTCTGCTGGCGGCGGGAGAGGTACATCCCGCCGTCGGGCATGACGTGGAGCATCCGCGCGTTGCCGAGGCCGCTCGCCATCACCTTGATCTCGAAGCCCGCCGGGACCCTCAGCCGCTTGAGCTTGTCGGGCGTGAACTCCAGCGCGATGGGTTCGAGTCGGGTCACGGTCGCCGTGGCGGCTGGCTCGGGGGCGGGCACCGGGCGTGGGGTGGGCACGGTCGTCTGCCGGGGACCGGGGCCGGTCGGGGACGCCGACCCCTGCGCGAGGGCCGGGGACGTCACGGCGAGGGCCGCCGTCAGGGCGGCGAGCATAGTCTTTCTCATGGATGTTGCCTCCAAGCTCAACATTTCACCCCGACCCAGTAGGGGATTTCAACCAGGCACACCTTCTGAGACGACGTTCAGTATGGCCTTAAGGTGGTCGGGGGTCCGCTCTCGACGTTCGGCCCAGGCCCCTCGCCCCCGACGCGGGGAACGAGGCGGGCAGGAGGAGTGTTTGTCCTGTCTGGGAGCGGAAGAACTGGAGGGCGTCTGGTACGGTGGGCAGAGTTCTCCCAGTCTTGCTCGTCATGCGTCCTGTGGGGACGGGGTGCTGTCCGGTTGCGGAGGTTCACCCCTCCCGGCCCTCCGACCCAGCCACCAGCGGAGGGCCGCCGCGAGAGCGACGGCGGCGGAGAGCAGCCCCAGCCCCCACGCCATGCGCCGGGCCGAGCCGCTGAGCCACACGACGAGGACCGTGACGGGCAGCGCCCCGGCGGCGGTGGCGAGCATGAAGGGCCGGAAGCCCATCCGCGCCGCCCCCGCCACGAGGTTCATCACGTCGGCGGACAGGATCGGCATCAGCCGCACGAGCACGACGCCCTGCACCCCGTTGCGCTCGGCGAAGGCGTGGGCGATATTTCTCGCCCGCTCGCCCGCCAGCGTCCGCACGAGGGTGTCGCCCACCGCGCGCCCCAGCCCATACCCGGCGGCGGCCCCCAGCAGCGTGCCCGCGTACACGATGAAAAAGCCCTCTACGGGGCCGTAGGCGCGGGCGGTCACGGCGGTCATCACGAGCGCGGGCAGCACGGGCACCACCGCCTGAAGCACGAAGCCGCCAATCAGCGCCAGCGGCCCCGCCCACCCCAGCCCGTCCACGAAAGCCTGGGTCACGGCGGGGTCGCTCGACGTAAGGGCCGCGTACCCCCGCCCCAGGAAGGCCCGCGCGTTCGGCGTCAGCGCCAGGGCGACGAGCAGCACGAGGACCATCCCCGGCACCAGCCAGCGCACGAGGCGGGATGGAGGGCGCGGGGTGGGGGTCACGGGCGCAGTCTAGGGAACCGGCGGTGAGAAGGGCATCGTGGGAAAGTTGATCTGGGAGGGGCGGGAAGGGCGGGAGTTGGGCGGGGGGGTGGCTGAATCGCCCCTCTGCTCCGCAGCTTTGCAAGTCACCCCGGTTCTCTGCTTCGCGGCTCTCCGAGTCACCCATGAGGGGAAAGAAAACAGTTCAAGCTCTCGCTCTTCCCGCCCCTCCCCCTTGAACGCCTGATGTGAGTTGCGAACTGGGCAAAAGGAGTGTTTTCGTCGCCCAGTAGGAGGACGAGCGGTGCTCGTCACCCCCCTCCCCGACCCTCCCCCGCAAGGGGAGAGGAAGCAAAAGACACGACCCGTACGCTTATTTCCTAATTCACGTCAAGCGTCACAAAGGAGAGGGGGAAAAACGCTACGGCCCTCGCTCTTTTAGCCCCTCCCCCTTGAGGGGGGAGGTTGGGACTTGCAAAGCTCCGCAGGAGAGGGGGTGAACGGGCCTGGCCTCCCAAAAAACACGCCCCTCAACTCCCCCATTCCACCAGCAGACAGACTCTCAAGGCCGAAGAGGCCAACAAAAGCATCGTCCGCGACGCTCCTCTTCACGTCTTCCCCACAGCGGATGCTCTACACTCCGCGC
Above is a genomic segment from Deinococcus sp. YIM 134068 containing:
- a CDS encoding DUF1963 domain-containing protein, yielding MTSLQTLIRHHGLTEQEDAILGAVRSAVLLCLGEPDPTPTPGTSRIGGLPDLPPSLEWPLSAGGEALVFLLQLDLRDVPHFAGNPLPQRGMLFLFLGLDEPASDVEHRLLLYTGAETVAPRPRPDALTINENYDGLPSHRIEMLLVPDLPRWYSTTYEALTGELSQEGQDRYEDLTRALHAGHGQGRTVVGQLFGHVTGIGHDAAEDAHIVRDVNPAWLYDSTKRATVDMTRAKTWRNLLRVNSVDELDLLFWDAGYLNVLIREADLEALNLTETYAAVETS
- a CDS encoding superoxide dismutase family protein, with translation MMSMAPASAPLTATATLRDPAGQALGTATFRQSGMNVQVSVEARGLTPGRHGMHVHEYGRCTPGVDPATNTVVPFGGAGGHFDPGMSRNHDDPQAANKYGHGGDLPMLDVGADGTGRASFTSDKISLTGMEGILNRTLIIHAQPDDYKTDPAGLTGGRQRCGPITRGNVTTRDYTMPGAQDFPEGVAYDANKGVLYTGSAVNGTIYAINAASGAVSKFSEGGALGRQSALGLKVDPQGRVWIAGGAQGTVSILTPDGVTLEVLETPESPNPYINDLAPAPDGNVYVTDSTRPVIFRVDRNLNLTRWLDLNDTPIKYGPGINLNGIVATPDGRYLLTVQLNTGDLWRIDLRTKAVRKVMGGLMDGDGLVLDGRTLYVARNAMQAVSKVTLSADYGSGQLVAEEPLRGLRFPATLVAVGGDLVVTQSQLDKLQGGTPETPFRLTRFRKF
- a CDS encoding PQQ-dependent sugar dehydrogenase → MRKTMLAALTAALAVTSPALAQGSASPTGPGPRQTTVPTPRPVPAPEPAATATVTRLEPIALEFTPDKLKRLRVPAGFEIKVMASGLGNARMLHVMPDGGMYLSRRQQNDIYYMKDVNRDGFFDAGERRQVAQNLKLVHGMDVKDGKLYAVGEKTIWVMDMARDGTLSVPRVFADGFPDAGQHPARSLKWGPDGYLYATFGSTNNDSPTQNPEEATMLRIRPDGQWREVYARGLRHTIGFGWHPVTGVLYGMDMSMDWHGDDQPPEEMNVIERGQNYGWPFCYADRRPDPYTNSSQIPGRITKTDYCNLTQGSLLTYTAHASPIALNYYTAGQFPAEYRNDAFVAYRGSWNRSVPSGYEIARVNFDANNRPTAITPFVTGFVFQENGQWKQFGRVAGVATYTDGSLLFTDDQSGVIYRVRYVGGNQ
- the mglA gene encoding GTPase MglA, translated to MSTINFAAREINCKIVYYGPGMSGKTTNLKHVFSKVPAGLRGEMVSLATEDERTLFFDFLPLDLGSVQGFKTRFHLYTVPGQVFYNASRKLILRGVDGIVFVADSAPNRLRANAESMRNLRENLAEYGIDVRDVPIVLQVNKRDIEGALPTEMIRAVIDPKKELTFFEATAHNGGGVFETLKTVSRLVLDRLSKNK
- the mglB gene encoding GTPase-activating protein MglB; translation: MIEPTLALYGDAFERVDQHLEELLTATGVRYCLLVDRKGFVLSHKEALWAPRPPALDSVATLVASNAAATAALANMLGERTFSEQTHQGENGTLYVESVGTEALLTLIFDGSVPLGRVKVHTKKVIARLADILQELQDAPPVQLGDDFSTGATALLDDLFG
- a CDS encoding polyprenyl synthetase family protein; amino-acid sequence: MRPDLLARVLSLLPARRERPELRQLDDMLRDYPARGGKGIRSELLLASARAHGLTPDGEGWEGALWLAAALELFQNWVLIHDDIEDDSEERRGRPALHRLHGVPLAINAGDALHVYMWEAVWRSGVPGALEEFLATIHRTAEGQHLDLSWVEHREWNLGEADYLEMVRLKTAHYTVVAPLRLGALAAGVPPQAAFTPAGLALGAAFQIRDDVLNLAGDPLKYGKEIGGDLLEGKRTLIVLHWLAGAPEEQRAAFLGQMRRARPDKAPAAIADIHRWLLESGSVEYAQHYADAQAREGLGLLEEALTNAPNPQAARELLDGVRELATREA
- a CDS encoding TVP38/TMEM64 family protein; translation: MTPTPRPPSRLVRWLVPGMVLVLLVALALTPNARAFLGRGYAALTSSDPAVTQAFVDGLGWAGPLALIGGFVLQAVVPVLPALVMTAVTARAYGPVEGFFIVYAGTLLGAAAGYGLGRAVGDTLVRTLAGERARNIAHAFAERNGVQGVVLVRLMPILSADVMNLVAGAARMGFRPFMLATAAGALPVTVLVVWLSGSARRMAWGLGLLSAAVALAAALRWWLGRRAGRGEPPQPDSTPSPQDA